From Cyprinus carpio isolate SPL01 chromosome A7, ASM1834038v1, whole genome shotgun sequence, a single genomic window includes:
- the LOC109094325 gene encoding putative sodium-coupled neutral amino acid transporter 7 produces the protein MSRADRAINSEAGDWGNSEDAGERAWLLQSPSVDSIQPPNQSEERSEGTSSLGAVFIVVNAALGAGLLNFPAAFNMAGGITAGVTLQMCMMVFIITGLVILAYCSQVSNETTYQEVIRAVCGKVLGVICELAIAVYTFGTCIAFLIIIGDQLDKLIGAINHESEKAISSHWYTDRKFTITLTSVLIILPLSIPKEIGFQKYASTLSVIGTWYVTIIIIVKYIWPDKDVSPGIIPVSPASWTDVFNAMPTICFGFQCHVSSVPVFNSMKKPEIRPWWAVVTVSMIICLFVYTGTGVCGFLSFGSSVSQDVLMSYPSNDVAVAIARAFIIVCVVTSYPILHFCGRAVLEGLWLRFKGEVVETDVTRERRRRILQTLVWFCLTLILALFIPDIGRVISLIGGLAACFIFVFPGLCLIQAKLSEHDVRSASWKGIVAYGVVMVTIGAFIFGQTTTNAIYQDIINHANSQ, from the exons ATGTCGAGGGCTGACAGGGCGATTAACAGTGAAGCGGGTGACTGGGGAAACAGTGAGGATGCTGGTGAAAGAGCATGGCTTTTGCAGAGCCCCAGTGTGGACTCCATCCAACCACCCAATCAATCAGAGGAAAGAAGTGAAGGGACTTCATCACTCGGGGCTGTTTTTATTGTGGTTAATGCTGCTCTGGGAGCTGGACTTCTTAATTTTCCTGCTGCTTTCAACATGGCTGGAGGCATCACAGCCGGAGTGACCCTGCAAATG TGTATGATGGTCTTTATCATCACTGGGCTGGTGATCTTGGCTTATTGTTCTCAG GTGAGCAATGAAACAACATATCAGGAGGTGATTCGTGCAGTGTGTGGGAAGGTTCTGGGTGTCATATGTGAGCTGGCCATTGCTGTTTACACATTTGGCACCTGTATAGCCTTCCTTATTATTATTGGAGATCAGTTAGACAAGC TGATTGGTGCAATAAATCATGAGTCAGAGAAAGCAATAAGCTCGCACTGGTACACGGATCGTAAGTTCACCATCACTTTGACCTCAGTGCTGATCATACTGCCTCTGTCCATACCCAAAGAGATTGGCTTCCAGAAGTACGCCAG CACCCTGAGTGTTATTGGCACCTGGTATGTGACAATCATAATCATCGTCAAATACATCTGGCCCGACAAAGACGTTTCTCCAGGAATCATCCCAGTCAG CCCTGCGTCCTGGACCGATGTGTTCAATGCCATGCCAACAATCTGCTTTGGTTTCCAG TGTCATGTCAGCAGCGTTCCTGTATTCAACAGCATGAAGAAGCCTGAAATCCGGCCTTGGTGGGCAGTTGTTACAGTCAGCATGATCATCTGCCTCTTTGTGTATACAGGAACAG GTGTTTGCGGCTTCCTGTCATTTGGCTCAAGCGTAAGCCAGGATGTGTTGATGTCATATCCATCTAATGACGTTGCGGTGGCCATTGCTCGAGCCTTTATCATCGTCTGTGTTGTTACCTCATATCCAATCCTGCACTTCTGTGGAAG GGCAGTGCTGGAAGGTTTGTGGTTGCGTTTTAAAGGAGAGGTGGTGGAGACAGATGTAACCAGGGAACGGAGACGAAGGATACTACAGACACTCGTCTGGTTTTGTCTCACACTGATTCTTGCTCTCTTCATTCCTGATATAGGACGAGTCATTTCACTAATTGGTGGTTTGGCTGCatgcttcatttttgtttttccag GGTTGTGCTTGATTCAGGCAAAGCTTTCAGAGCATGACGTCAGATCAGCCAG TTGGAAGGGAATCGTGGCCTATGGGGTTGTTATGGTTACGATTGGTGCTTTCATCTTTGGCCAGACGACTACAAATGCCATCTACCAAGATATCATCAATCATGCCAACAGCCAATAG
- the LOC109094326 gene encoding lysosomal protective protein-like: protein MTVREREAQTAGSQGSSSLVYGSMSIRLEMSSLRVFFCLLSVSVLVASGLYDPDEVLDLPGMSFKPNYRQWSGYLKASSGKFLHYWFVTSQRDPLKDPVVLWLNGGPGCSSLDGFLSENGPFHVNDNGATLYENEFSWNKIANVLYLESPAGVGYSYSDDQKYQTDDDEVANNNYLALQSFFIKFPNFTQNEFFIFGESYGGIYAPTLSLRVATGGQLKVNFKGFAVGNGISSFALNDQSLIYFGNYHGLFGEQLWKDLNDNCCQNGVCNFYNNSKESCSVMVSHAFNIVYNSGLNTYALYLDCAGGVTSQSTMMHLFRNFRKHWEANKLVGSTPDVQAVPPCINSTAQMNWLNRGDVRKALHIPDVLPPWDICSDVVGEQYHTIYETMKDVYEKLLALGLRALVYNGDTDMACNFLGDQWFVEQLGQKASTQYQPWIFDKQIAGFYQQFGNITFLTVKGAGHMVPQWAPGPSLQMLQSFLSNKPY, encoded by the exons ATGACAGTCAGAGAAAGGGAAGCGCAAACTGCAGGGTCGCAAGGGTCTTCAAGTCTTGTGTACGGGTCCATGTCCATCAGACTGGAAATGTCTTCTCTGCGTGtcttcttctgtcttctgtcCGTCTCTGTGCTTGTGGCGAGCGGCTTGTATGATCCAGATGAGGTGCTGGATCTGCCGGGCATGTCTTTCAAACCCAATTACCGCCAGTGGTCAGGATATCTGAAGGCCAGTTCTGGCAAGTTTTTGCATTATTG GTTTGTGACGTCTCAGAGGGACCCGCTCAAGGACCCAGTCGTGCTGTGGCTGAACGGAGGGCCAGGCTGCAGCTCTTTGGATGGGTTTCTATCAGAGAACGGCCCCTTTCAT GTTAATGATAATGGAGCCACACTTTATGAGAATGAATTCAGCTGGAATAAAATCGCCAATGTTCTTTATCTTGAGTCTCCTGCTGGAGTGGGTTATTCCTACTCCGATGACCAAAAATATCAAACCGATGATGACGAG GTGGCAAATAACAACTACCTGGCTTTACAAAGCTTTTTCATCAAATTCCCAAATTTCACCCAGAatgagtttttcatttttggtgagaGTTATGGAGGCATCTACGCACCCACACTCAGTCTGAGAGTAGCAACTGGAGGTCAGCTTAAAGTGAACTTTAAG GGCTTTGCTGTGGGAAATGGCATTAGTAGCTTTGCACTAAATGACCAATCACTAATCTACTTCGGCAACTATCATGGCCTGTTTGGAGAACA GCTGTGGAAGGATCTGAATGACAACTGCTGTCAAAATGGAGTCTGTAATTTCTACAACAATTCTAAAGAGTCCTGCTCTGTTATG GTATCGCATGCATTTAATATAGTCTATAACTCAGGGTTGAATACATACGCGCTGTATCTTGACTGTGCTGGTGGTGTCACATCTCAGAGCACCATGATGCATCTTTTCAGAAACTTCAGGAAGCACTGGGAAGCTAATAAG ttagtaGGAAGTACTCCAGATGTTCAGGCAGTGCCTCCATGCATCAACAGTACAGCTCAGATGAACTGGCTTAACCGAGGTGATGTGAGGAAGGCGCTGCACATTCCTGATGTACTACCACCATGGGACATCTGCAG TGATGTTGTGGGAGAGCAGTATCACACCATTTACGAAACTATGAAGGACGTCTATGAGAAGCTGCTGGCCTTGGGTCTGAGAGCTTTGGTCTATAATGGAGATACCGATATGGCTTGTAATTTCCTTGGGGACCAGTGGTTTGTTGAGCAGCTTGGACAGAAG GCAAGCACTCAGTACCAACCCTGGATTTTTGATAAACAGATTGCTGGATTCTACCAGCAATTTGGCAACATCACTTTCCTCACAGTCAAG GGTGCAGGTCACATGGTTCCTCAGTGGGCTCCTGGTCCCTCTCTCCAGATGCTACAGAGTTTCCTGTCCAATAAGCCTTATTGA
- the LOC109094324 gene encoding katanin p80 WD40 repeat-containing subunit B1: MALTNTTITSWKLQEIVAHSSNVSSLVLGKASGRLLATGGEDCRVNIWAVSKPNCIMSLTGHTSPVECIQFNSSEERVVAGSQSGSLRLWDLEAAKILRTLMGHKASVCSLDFHPMGEYLASGSVDSNIKLWDVRRKGCVFRYKGHTQPVHCLAFSPDGKWLASASDDSTIKLWDLIAGKMITEFTSHTSAVNVVQFHPNEYLLASGSADRTVKLWDLEKFNMIGSSEGETGAVRSILFNPDGSCLYSGSENTLRVYGWEPDRCFDVVHVGWGKVSDLAISNNQMIAVSYSQNNVSWYVVDLSRVKKSGSVIQGLIQDKPIPAPTSALGTTLRRNYERPTTSCTGQEMKQSSEADRRSPEGERRSPSSEDEKEDKESSAEITNPEDYKEIFQPHSVISRTPPKRTEPFPAPLEHSFSESVLEKPGPAVKIVTPVIDRAGQLKGPITSSTPVQRVEPTVIAAAPRPVAVVTTSVTSPSRPVVTTTKPKPSTGIILSARNEPIGLNAGDFLSHARNAKAGVMGDEEALAQIRKGHDTMCVMLTSRYKNLDTVRSVWASGDVKTSLDSAVSMNDLSIVVDVLNILNLKPSLWKLDLCTSILPQIEDLLQSKYESYVQTGCISLKLILKRFWPLISDTLAAPPSVGVDITREERHQKCKACYKQLKNLSNVVKNRAEQVGRHGSTFKELQLLMAPLDC; encoded by the exons ATGGCTCTCACCAACACCACTATAACATCATGGAAACTGC AGGAGATTGTGGCTCACTCCAGCAATGTGTCTTCACTGGTGTTGGGGAAAGCGTCTGGGCGCCTGCTGGCCACTGGCGGCGAGGACTGCAGAGTCAATATCTGGGCTGTCAGCAAACCAAACTGCATTATG AGTCTGACGGGCCACACCAGCCCTGTGGAGTGTATCCAGTTCAACAGCTCTGAAGAGCGTGTGGTGGCCGGTTCTCAGTCTGGCTCTCTCCGGCTTTGGGATTTGGAGGCTGCTAAAA ttCTGCGCACTTTGATGGGGCACAAGGCCAGTGTCTGCAGTCTGGATTTTCACCCCATGGGAGAATACCTGGCGTCTGGCTCTGTGGATAGCAATATTAAG ttgTGGGATGTGAGAAGGAAAGGATGTGTGTTCAGATATAAG GGTCACACTCAGCCTGTGCACTGTCTAGCCTTCAGTCCCGATGGGAAGTGGCTTGCTTCAGCCAGTGATGACAGCACAATAAAG CTGTGGGATCTGATAGCAGGCAAGATGATCACTGAATTCACATCACACACATCAGCAGTCAATGTTGTGCAATTCCACCCCAATGAGTACCTGCTCGCCTCTGGGAGTGCAGATCG GACTGTTAAGCTGTGGGACCTGGAGAAATTCAACATGATTGGCTCGTCAGAGGGCGAGACGGGAGCTGTGAG GAGTATATTGTTTAATCCTGATGGTAGCTGTTTGTACAGTGGCTCGGAGAACACACTACGAGTGTATGGCTGGGAGCCTGACCGCTGCTTTGACGTAGTGCATGTAGGCTGGGGCAAAGTTTCTGACCTGGCCATCAGCAACAACCAAATG ATTGCGGTGTCCTACAGTCAAAATAATGTGAGCTGGTACGTCGTTGATCTCAGCCGAGTGAAGAAGTCAGGATCTGTGATCCAAGGGCTGATTCAGGACAAGCCAATCCCAGCTCCCACATCTGCACTAGGAACAACACTAAGGCGAAATTACGAACGACCCACTACATCCTGCACTGGACAGGA GATGAAGCAGAGTTCAGAGGCCGATCGCCGGAGTCCAGAAGGAGAGAGGAGAAGCCCCAGCAGTGAGGATGAGAAAGAAGACAAAGAGAGCAGTGCAGAAATCACCAACCCAGAAGATTATAAAGAGATCTTTCAGCCACACAGTGTCATCT CACGTACGCCACCTAAAAGAACAGAACCTTTCCCAGCTCCCCTAGAGCACTCTTTCTCAGAGAGTGTACTTGAGAAACCTGGCCCGGCGGTTAAGATTGTAACTCCAGTAATAGACAGG GCAGGACAGTTGAAAGGTCCCATTACCTCCTCTACTCCAGTTCAAAGAGTGGAACCGACAGTGATCGCTGCTGCTCCCCGTCCAGTAGCAGTGGTGACCACATCAGTGACCTCTCCCTCTCGTCCTGTGGTTACGACCACCAAACCTAAACCTTCTACAGGAATCATCCTCTCAGCACGCAACGAGCCAATTGGCCTCAATGCAGGGGACTTCCTTTCT CATGCACGAAACGCTAAAGCCGGGGTGATGGGAGATGAAGAGGCGTTAGCACAGATCAGGAAGGGGCATGACACCATGTGCGTAATGCTGACCAGTCGATATAAAAACCTGGACACAGTACGCTCCGTCTGGGCCAGTGGAGATGTCAAG ACTTCCCTGGATTCAGCTGTATCTATGAATGATCTTTCTATTGTGGTGGACGTCCTTAACATACTCAACCTTAAACC TTCACTGTGGAAATTGGACCTCTGCACGTCCATCTTGCCACAGATTGAGGATTTGCTGCAGAGCAAATATGAAAG TTATGTACAGACTGGCTGTATATCTTTAAAGCTGATTCTGAAGCGTTTTTGGCCTTTAATCTCAGACACGCTGGCTGCTCCTCCATCTGTAGGAGTAGACATTACTCGAGAGGAGAG gcatcaGAAATGTAAAGCATGCTATAAGCAGCTGAAGAACCTCAGTAATGTTGTGAAGAACCGGGCGGAGCAGGTTGGTCGTCATGGCAGCACTTTCAAAGAGCTACAGCTACTTATGGCCCCACTGGactgctga
- the LOC109094310 gene encoding cytochrome P450 2B4-like: MLTALVLLCLGAFILYLRFRIRRPKNFPPGPTPVPFFGNLLQLDRTNPLKDFDKFAQRYGSIYGLFIGSQPAVLLTGQKMIREALITQAVEFAGRPDNMMVSHITNRKGVIMANYGESWREHRRFALTTLRDFGLGKRSMEQRILEEVKYICSHLEESAGKSIDPEHLYHQAASNIIASIIFGSRFNYQDEYFQILITSIKKLTKIVIGQWAMLYEIAPVLRIFPLPFCKAFQYYGEIKNHILKVVDEHKKSRVTGEPRDLIDCYLEELEKRADQRTTFDDSQMATLLFDLFGAGTDTTSNTLHTLTLYLMTHTHIQEQCQREIDEVLGDREHVTFEDRNAMPYVQAVIHEGQRVGDIAPLSMFHTATTNTQLRGYNIPKGTIIIPYLSSALRERSQWKFPHEFNPQNFLNDKGDFVKPDAFMPFSAGSRVCLGENLARMELFLILVTVLRRFRLVWPEDAGEPDFKLIYGGTQSVKPYRLTVQLRTPGGTCKPVY; this comes from the exons ATGTTGACCGCACTTGTTCTGTTGTGTCTAGGAGCCTTTATTCTGTACTTGCGTTTCAGAATTCGACGACCTAAAAACTTCCCCCCTGGACCCACCCCTGTTCCATTTTTTGGAAATTTGCTTCAACTGGACCGAACAAACCCGTTAAAGGACTTCGACAAG TTTGCTCAGCGCTATGGGTCAATCTACGGGCTGTTCATTGGCAGCCAGCCAGCAGTGTTGTTGACAGGTCAGAAAATGATCAGGGAGGCACTGATCACACAAGCGGTGGAGTTTGCTGGCAGACCAGACAACATGATGGTCAGTCATATAACAAATCGCAAAG GGGTGATCATGGCAAATTATGGAGAAAGTTGGCGGGAACATCGACGCTTTGCTCTGACCACACTAAGGGACTTTGGCCTTGGAAAGAGAAGTATGGAGCAGAGGATTCTAGAGGAGGTCAAATATATCTGCTCACATTTGGAGGAATCTGCTG GAAAGTCAATTGATCCTGAACATCTGTACCACCAAGCTGCTTCAAACATCATTGCCTCAATCATTTTTGGGTCACGTTTCAATTATCAGGATGAATATTTCCAGATACTGATCACAAGCATCAAAAAACTTACTAAGATTGTCATTGGACAATGGGCGATG cTTTACGAAATAGCCCCAGTGTTAAGGATTTTCCCACTGCCATTCTGCAAGGCTTTTCAGTATTATGGagaaattaaaaatcacattctTAAAGTTGTGGATGAGCACAAGAAGTCACGTGTTACTGGGGAGCCCAGAGACCTGATTGACTGTTACCTGGAGGAGCTAGAGAAA AGAGCAGATCAACGCACCACATTTGACGACTCACAGATGGCCACTTTGCTGTTTGACCTGTTTGGGGCTGGAACTGATACAACCTCAAACACACTCCACACTTTAACTCTCTATTTGATGACTCACACTCATATACAGG aaCAATGCCAGCGGGAGATTGACGAAGTGCTTGGTGATCGTGAACATGTCACATTTGAGGACAGAAACGCCATGCCTTACGTTCAAGCAGTGATTCATGAGGGTCAGCGTGTTGGGGACATTGCTCCTCTTAGCATGTTTCACACCGCTACAACCAACACTCAGCTCCGGGGCTACAACATCCCAAAG GGGACAATTATCATCCCTTATCTGTCATCTGCTCTCAGAGAAAGAAGTCAGTGGAAGTTTCCCCATGAATTCAACCCTCAAAACTTCTTGAATGATAAGGGGGACTTTGTGAAGCCCGATGCATTCATGCCCTTCTCTGCAG GATCTCGTGTGTGTTTAGGAGAAAATCTAGCTCGCATGGAGCTCTTTCTCATCCTGGTCACAGTGCTGCGGCGGTTCCGTCTGGTCTGGCCGGAGGATGCAGGAGAACCGGACTTCAAACTTATATATGGTGGGACACAGTCAGTGAAACCTTACCGTCTGACTGTACAACTACGTACACCTGGGGGGACTTGTAAACCTGTTTACTGA
- the tmem208 gene encoding transmembrane protein 208, with product MAPKGKVGTKGKKQIHEENQGSLRFYSRIILGANTIYAVVNLLLFYNSSTFWTWFFLLFAVAVYIGSYKSMSAMAKPAFAEDGSLLDGGIDLNMEQGMAEHLKDVILLTAIVQVLSTLSSYFWYFWLLAPARALHLLWVSFLGPWFSAESQAAPEENEKNDKKQRRQERRQMKRF from the exons ATGGCG CCAAAAGGAAAAGTTGGAACCAAAGGCAAAAAACAAATCCACGAAGAAAACCAGGGTTCTCTGAGGTTCTATAGCAGAATCATCCTGGGAGCAAAC ACTATTTATGCAGTGGTCAATCTCTTGCTCTTTTATAACTCCTCTACATTCTGGACATGG TTCTTTCTCCTGTTCGCAGTGGCGGTCTACATTGGCAGCTACAAATCTATGTCAGCAATGGCCAAACCTGCATTTGCTGAAGATGGGAGCTTGCTGGATGGAGGGATTGACCTTAATATGGAACAGGGCATGGCAGA ACACCTGAAGGATGTGATTCTTCTTACTGCTATTGTTCAGGTCCTCAGCACTCTGTCATCCTACTTCTGGTACTTCTGGCTGTTG GCACCTGCAAGGGCTTTGCATTTATTGTGGGTGAGCTTCCTGGGCCCCTGGTTTTCTGCTGAATCACAGGCAGCCCCTGAAGAGAACGAGAAGAATGACAAGAAACAGAGGCGTCAGGAAAGACGACAGATGAAGAGATTCTAG